One Molothrus ater isolate BHLD 08-10-18 breed brown headed cowbird chromosome 13, BPBGC_Mater_1.1, whole genome shotgun sequence DNA window includes the following coding sequences:
- the MAN2A2 gene encoding alpha-mannosidase 2x isoform X1, protein MKLKKQVTVCGAAIFCVAVFSLYLMLDRVQHDPTRHQSGGNFPRSQISVLQNRIEQLEQLLEENHEIISHIKDSVLELTAHAEGQPALPQHPLNGSWVLPPESRPSFLSVSPQDCQFALGGKGQSPDLQMLAVYSLLPFDNQDGGVWKQGFDITYEPNEWDTEPLQVFVVPHSHNDPGWIKTFDKYYYDQTQHILNSMVLKMQEDPRRRFIWSEISFFSKWWDNISAQKRAAVRRLVGNGQLEMVTGGWVMADEANSHYFAMIDQLIEGHQWLEKNIGVTPRSGWAVDPFGYSSTMPYLLKRSNLTAMLIQRVHYAIKKHFAATQNLEFMWRQTWDPDTSTDILCHMMPFYSYDVPHTCGPDPKICCQFDFKRLPGGRINCPWKVPPRAITDANVAERAQLLLDQYRKKSKLYRSKVLLVPLGDDFRYDKPQEWDAQFLNYQRIFDFLNSRPDLHVQAQFGTLSDYFDALYKKVGIVPGMRPPGFPVLTGDFFSYADREDHYWTGYFTSRPFYKSLDRVLEAHLRGAEILYSLALAHARRAGADGRYPLSDYALLTNARRNLGLFQHHDAIAGTAKEAVAVDYGVRLLQSLTNLKRVIINAAHYLVLEDKDAYRHDLAAPFLGMDETRSSQDSLPERTVVKLGTSPRFLVVFNPLEQERLSVVPVLVDSPHVRVLSEEGQPLPSQLSAVWNSATDAVPNVYQVSVLARLPALGLRVLQLHKALDGHATPRSSTRLYLHGRDVPVHKPEALPLHVFPAAADDFCLENQHLQACFLGRTGLLQSLRPAGEEQGHRVSSEFLVYGTRTSKDKSGAYLFLPDGEAKPYAPKDPPVVRVMEGPLFSEVASYYQHVQTVVRLYNVPGVEGLSLDVSCLVDIRDHINKELALRFSTDIESDDTFFTDLNGFQIQPRRYQRKLPLQANFYPMPAMAYIQDMQSRLTLLTAQALGVSSLHSGQLEVILDRRLMQDDNRGLGQGLKDNKRTCNRFRLLLERRSTANKVQDERPISFPSLLSHITSVHQNAEALVMPVALEKPALPALRSFVPLATTLPCDFHILNLRTLQAEVSHGSGMVGLWWGPCPCCPQCCASRSSSLQDDSLPSAEAALILHRKGFDCSLEAKNLGFNCTTSQGKLALGGLFQGLELGSLQPTSLTLMYPLGTASNSTNIHLDPMEIATFRIRLG, encoded by the exons ATGAAGCTGAAGAAGCAGGTGACAGTGTGCGGGGCTGCCATCTTCTGCGTGGCCGTCTTCTCCCTCTACTTGATGCTGGACCGGGTACAGCATGACCCTACACGACACCAGAGTGGGGGCAACTTCCCCAGG AGCCAGATCTCGGTGCTACAGAACCGCATcgagcagctggagcagctgctggaggagaacCATGAGATCATCAGCCACATTAAGGACTCggtgctggagctgacagcCCATGCAGAGGGGCAGCCGGCAttgccccagcaccccctgaaTGGCTCCTGGGTGCTCCCCCCTGAGAGTCGCCCAAGtttcctctctgtgtccccGCAAGACTGCCAGTTTGCTCTAGGGGGCAAAGGACAGAGCCCAGACCTTCAG ATGCTGGCTGTGTactccctgctgccctttgaCAACCAGGACGGTGGTGTCTGGAAGCAGGGCTTCGACATCACCTACGAGCCCAATGAATGGGACACAGAGCCCCTACAGGTGTTTGTGGTGCCGCACTCCCACAATGACCCAG gctggatcAAGACTTTCGACAAGTACTACTACGACCAGACACAGCACATCCTCAACAGCATGGTGCTGAAGATGCAGGAGGACCCGCGCCGGCGCTTCATCTGGTCTGAGATCTCCTTCTTTTCCAAGTGGTGGGACAACATCAGTGCCCAGAAGCGGGCTGCTGTGCGCAG GCTGGTGGGCAATGGGCAGCTGGAGATGGTGACAGGCGGCTGGGTGATGGCTGATGAGGCTAATTCCCACTACTTCGCCATGATTGACCAGCTGATCGAGGGGCACCAGTGGCTGGAGAAGAATATTG GTGTGACGCCGCGGTCGGGCTGGGCCGTAGACCCCTTTGGGTACAGCTCCACCATGCCCTACCTGCTGAAGCGCTCCAACCTGACGGCCATGCTCATCCAGCGCGTGCACTACGCCATCAAGAAGCACTTTGCTGCCACCCAGAACCTGGAGTTCATGTGGAGACAGACATGGG ATCCAGACACGAGCACCGACATCCTCTGCCACATGATGCCCTTCTACAGCTACGATGTGcctcacacctgtggcccagACCCCAAGATCTGCTGCCAGTTTGACTTCAAGCGCTTGCCTGGAGGCCGGATCAACTGTCCCTGGAAGGTGCCTCCCCGCGCCATCACCGATGCCAACGTGGCAGAGCG agcccagctgctgctggaccagTACCGCAAGAAGTCCAAGCTGTACCGCAgcaaggtgctgctggtgcccctGGGAGATGACTTCCGCTACGACAAGCCACAGGAGTGGGATGCCCAGTTCCTCAACTACCAGCGCATCTTTGACTTCCTCAACTCTCGGCCCGACCTCCATGTTCAG GCACAGTTTGGCACGCTCTCTGACTACTTTGATGCCCTGTACAAGAAAGTGGGCATCGTACCGGGGATGAGGCCACCCGGGTTCCCAGTTCTGACTGGGGATTTCTTCTCCTATGCGGACCGGGAGGATCACTACTGGACAGGATACTTCACTTCCCGGCCGTTCTACAAGAGCCTGGACCGGGTGCTGGAGGCCCACCTCCG GGGGGCAGAGATCCTGTACAGCCTGGCACTCGCCCACGCCCGCCGTGCCGGTGCCGATGGCAGGTACCCACTCTCTGACTACGCCCTGCTGACCAACGCCCGCCGCAACCTGGGCCTCTTCCAGCACCATGATGCCATCGCTGGCACTGCCAAGGAGGCTGTGGCCGTGGACTATGGAGTCCG GCTGCTCCAATCCCTCACCAACCTCAAGCGTGTCATCATCAATGCTGCACACTACCTTGTGCTGGAGGACAAGGACGCATACCGCCACGACCTGGCTGCACCGTTCCTTGGCATg GATGAGACACGCTCCAGCCAGGACTCTCTTCCAGAGAGGACAGTGGTCAAACTGGGCACCTCACCTCG GTTCCTGGTGGTGTTCAACCCGCTGGAGCAGGAGCGCCTGAGTGTGGTGCCAGTGCTGGTGGACTCCCCGCACGTGCGTGTGCTCTCTGAGgaggggcagcccctgccctcccagctcagtgcagtGTGGAACTCTGCCACTGATGCGGTGCCCAATGTCTACCAG GTGTCTGTCCTGGCCCGCCTGCCTGCGCTGGGGCTGcgtgtgctgcagctgcacaaggCCTTGGATGGCCACGCCACGCCAAGGTCCTCCACGCGCCTGTACCTGCACGGCCGGGACGTGCCCGTGCACAAGCCCGAGGCTCTGCCCCTGCACGTCTTCCCGGCTGCTGCTGATGACTTCTGCCTGGAGAACCAGCACCTGCAGGCCTGCTTCTTGGGGCGCACGGGCCTGCTGCAG AGCCTGCGgccagctggggaggagcaggggcacagggtCAGCAGCGAATTTCTCGTCTATGGCACCAGGACCTCCAAGGACAAAAGTGGGGCCTATCTCTTCCTGCCTGACGGCGAGGCCAAG CCCTACGCTCCCAAGGACCCCCCAGTGGTGCGGGTGATGGAGGGACCCCTCTTCTCAGAGGTTGCCAGCTACTACCAGCATGTCCAGACCGTGGTGCGGCTGTACAATGTGCCAG GGGTGGAGGGCTTGTCCCTGGATGTGTCCTGCCTGGTGGACATCCGTGACCACATCAACAAGGAGCTGGCCCTGCGCTTTAGCACTGACATTGAGAGTGATGACACCTTCTTCACGGACCTTAATGGTTTCCAG ATCCAGCCCCGCAGGTACCAGCGGAAGCTGCCTCTGCAGGCCAACTTCTACCCGATGCCTGCCATGGCCTACATCCAGGACATGCAGAGCCGCCTGacactgctcacagcccaggccctgggggTCTCCAGCCTTCACAGCg GCCAGCTGGAGGTGATCCTGGACCGGCGCCTCATGCAGGATGACAACCGGGGCCTGGGCCAGGGGCTGAAGGACAACAAACGTACCTGCAACCGGTTCCGGCTCCTCCTGGAGCGCCGCAGCACTGCCAACAAG GTGCAGGATGAGCGCCCCATcagcttcccctccctgctgagccacaTCACCTCTGTGCACCAGAATGCTGAGGCCTTGGTCATGCCAGTGGCCCTGGagaagccagccctgccagccttgCGCTCCTTTGTGCCCCTTGCCACCACCCTTCCTTGCGACTTCCACATCCTCAACCTACGGACGCTGCAGGCAGAGGTGAGCCATGGCTCAGGGATGGTGGGACTCTGGTGGGGGCCTtgcccctgctgtccccagtgctgtgcctcacgctccagctccctgcaggatgACTCACTACCATCAGCTGAGGCAGCACTGATCCTGCACCGCAAAGGCTTCGACTGCAGCCTGGAGGCCAAGAACCTGGGCTTCAACTGCACCACCAGCCAGGGCAAG cTAGCTCTGGGAGGCCTGTTCCAGGGCTTGGagctgggctccctgcagcccaccTCATTGACACTGATGTACCCGCTGGGCACAGCCTCCAACAGCACCAACATCCACCTGGACCCCATGGAAATCGCCACGTTCCGCATCCGCCTGGGGTAG
- the MAN2A2 gene encoding alpha-mannosidase 2x isoform X3: MKLKKQVTVCGAAIFCVAVFSLYLMLDRVQHDPTRHQSGGNFPRSQISVLQNRIEQLEQLLEENHEIISHIKDSVLELTAHAEGQPALPQHPLNGSWVLPPESRPSFLSVSPQDCQFALGGKGQSPDLQMLAVYSLLPFDNQDGGVWKQGFDITYEPNEWDTEPLQVFVVPHSHNDPGWIKTFDKYYYDQTQHILNSMVLKMQEDPRRRFIWSEISFFSKWWDNISAQKRAAVRRLVGNGQLEMVTGGWVMADEANSHYFAMIDQLIEGHQWLEKNIGVTPRSGWAVDPFGYSSTMPYLLKRSNLTAMLIQRVHYAIKKHFAATQNLEFMWRQTWDPDTSTDILCHMMPFYSYDVPHTCGPDPKICCQFDFKRLPGGRINCPWKVPPRAITDANVAERAQLLLDQYRKKSKLYRSKVLLVPLGDDFRYDKPQEWDAQFLNYQRIFDFLNSRPDLHVQAQFGTLSDYFDALYKKVGIVPGMRPPGFPVLTGDFFSYADREDHYWTGYFTSRPFYKSLDRVLEAHLRGAEILYSLALAHARRAGADGRYPLSDYALLTNARRNLGLFQHHDAIAGTAKEAVAVDYGVRLLQSLTNLKRVIINAAHYLVLEDKDAYRHDLAAPFLGMDETRSSQDSLPERTVVKLGTSPRFLVVFNPLEQERLSVVPVLVDSPHVRVLSEEGQPLPSQLSAVWNSATDAVPNVYQVSVLARLPALGLRVLQLHKALDGHATPRSSTRLYLHGRDVPVHKPEALPLHVFPAAADDFCLENQHLQACFLGRTGLLQSLRPAGEEQGHRVSSEFLVYGTRTSKDKSGAYLFLPDGEAKPYAPKDPPVVRVMEGPLFSEVASYYQHVQTVVRLYNVPGVEGLSLDVSCLVDIRDHINKELALRFSTDIESDDTFFTDLNGFQIQPRRYQRKLPLQANFYPMPAMAYIQDMQSRLTLLTAQALGVSSLHSGQLEVILDRRLMQDDNRGLGQGLKDNKRTCNRFRLLLERRSTANKSSGFFSKLVSMFKALSFPGTRTGSPEVQDERPISFPSLLSHITSVHQNAEALVMPVALEKPALPALRSFVPLATTLPCDFHILNLRTLQAEDDSLPSAEAALILHRKGFDCSLEAKNLGFNCTTSQGKLALGGLFQGLELGSLQPTSLTLMYPLGTASNSTNIHLDPMEIATFRIRLG; encoded by the exons ATGAAGCTGAAGAAGCAGGTGACAGTGTGCGGGGCTGCCATCTTCTGCGTGGCCGTCTTCTCCCTCTACTTGATGCTGGACCGGGTACAGCATGACCCTACACGACACCAGAGTGGGGGCAACTTCCCCAGG AGCCAGATCTCGGTGCTACAGAACCGCATcgagcagctggagcagctgctggaggagaacCATGAGATCATCAGCCACATTAAGGACTCggtgctggagctgacagcCCATGCAGAGGGGCAGCCGGCAttgccccagcaccccctgaaTGGCTCCTGGGTGCTCCCCCCTGAGAGTCGCCCAAGtttcctctctgtgtccccGCAAGACTGCCAGTTTGCTCTAGGGGGCAAAGGACAGAGCCCAGACCTTCAG ATGCTGGCTGTGTactccctgctgccctttgaCAACCAGGACGGTGGTGTCTGGAAGCAGGGCTTCGACATCACCTACGAGCCCAATGAATGGGACACAGAGCCCCTACAGGTGTTTGTGGTGCCGCACTCCCACAATGACCCAG gctggatcAAGACTTTCGACAAGTACTACTACGACCAGACACAGCACATCCTCAACAGCATGGTGCTGAAGATGCAGGAGGACCCGCGCCGGCGCTTCATCTGGTCTGAGATCTCCTTCTTTTCCAAGTGGTGGGACAACATCAGTGCCCAGAAGCGGGCTGCTGTGCGCAG GCTGGTGGGCAATGGGCAGCTGGAGATGGTGACAGGCGGCTGGGTGATGGCTGATGAGGCTAATTCCCACTACTTCGCCATGATTGACCAGCTGATCGAGGGGCACCAGTGGCTGGAGAAGAATATTG GTGTGACGCCGCGGTCGGGCTGGGCCGTAGACCCCTTTGGGTACAGCTCCACCATGCCCTACCTGCTGAAGCGCTCCAACCTGACGGCCATGCTCATCCAGCGCGTGCACTACGCCATCAAGAAGCACTTTGCTGCCACCCAGAACCTGGAGTTCATGTGGAGACAGACATGGG ATCCAGACACGAGCACCGACATCCTCTGCCACATGATGCCCTTCTACAGCTACGATGTGcctcacacctgtggcccagACCCCAAGATCTGCTGCCAGTTTGACTTCAAGCGCTTGCCTGGAGGCCGGATCAACTGTCCCTGGAAGGTGCCTCCCCGCGCCATCACCGATGCCAACGTGGCAGAGCG agcccagctgctgctggaccagTACCGCAAGAAGTCCAAGCTGTACCGCAgcaaggtgctgctggtgcccctGGGAGATGACTTCCGCTACGACAAGCCACAGGAGTGGGATGCCCAGTTCCTCAACTACCAGCGCATCTTTGACTTCCTCAACTCTCGGCCCGACCTCCATGTTCAG GCACAGTTTGGCACGCTCTCTGACTACTTTGATGCCCTGTACAAGAAAGTGGGCATCGTACCGGGGATGAGGCCACCCGGGTTCCCAGTTCTGACTGGGGATTTCTTCTCCTATGCGGACCGGGAGGATCACTACTGGACAGGATACTTCACTTCCCGGCCGTTCTACAAGAGCCTGGACCGGGTGCTGGAGGCCCACCTCCG GGGGGCAGAGATCCTGTACAGCCTGGCACTCGCCCACGCCCGCCGTGCCGGTGCCGATGGCAGGTACCCACTCTCTGACTACGCCCTGCTGACCAACGCCCGCCGCAACCTGGGCCTCTTCCAGCACCATGATGCCATCGCTGGCACTGCCAAGGAGGCTGTGGCCGTGGACTATGGAGTCCG GCTGCTCCAATCCCTCACCAACCTCAAGCGTGTCATCATCAATGCTGCACACTACCTTGTGCTGGAGGACAAGGACGCATACCGCCACGACCTGGCTGCACCGTTCCTTGGCATg GATGAGACACGCTCCAGCCAGGACTCTCTTCCAGAGAGGACAGTGGTCAAACTGGGCACCTCACCTCG GTTCCTGGTGGTGTTCAACCCGCTGGAGCAGGAGCGCCTGAGTGTGGTGCCAGTGCTGGTGGACTCCCCGCACGTGCGTGTGCTCTCTGAGgaggggcagcccctgccctcccagctcagtgcagtGTGGAACTCTGCCACTGATGCGGTGCCCAATGTCTACCAG GTGTCTGTCCTGGCCCGCCTGCCTGCGCTGGGGCTGcgtgtgctgcagctgcacaaggCCTTGGATGGCCACGCCACGCCAAGGTCCTCCACGCGCCTGTACCTGCACGGCCGGGACGTGCCCGTGCACAAGCCCGAGGCTCTGCCCCTGCACGTCTTCCCGGCTGCTGCTGATGACTTCTGCCTGGAGAACCAGCACCTGCAGGCCTGCTTCTTGGGGCGCACGGGCCTGCTGCAG AGCCTGCGgccagctggggaggagcaggggcacagggtCAGCAGCGAATTTCTCGTCTATGGCACCAGGACCTCCAAGGACAAAAGTGGGGCCTATCTCTTCCTGCCTGACGGCGAGGCCAAG CCCTACGCTCCCAAGGACCCCCCAGTGGTGCGGGTGATGGAGGGACCCCTCTTCTCAGAGGTTGCCAGCTACTACCAGCATGTCCAGACCGTGGTGCGGCTGTACAATGTGCCAG GGGTGGAGGGCTTGTCCCTGGATGTGTCCTGCCTGGTGGACATCCGTGACCACATCAACAAGGAGCTGGCCCTGCGCTTTAGCACTGACATTGAGAGTGATGACACCTTCTTCACGGACCTTAATGGTTTCCAG ATCCAGCCCCGCAGGTACCAGCGGAAGCTGCCTCTGCAGGCCAACTTCTACCCGATGCCTGCCATGGCCTACATCCAGGACATGCAGAGCCGCCTGacactgctcacagcccaggccctgggggTCTCCAGCCTTCACAGCg GCCAGCTGGAGGTGATCCTGGACCGGCGCCTCATGCAGGATGACAACCGGGGCCTGGGCCAGGGGCTGAAGGACAACAAACGTACCTGCAACCGGTTCCGGCTCCTCCTGGAGCGCCGCAGCACTGCCAACAAG AGCTCCGGCTTCTTTTCCAAACTGGTCTCCATGTTTAAAGCCTTGAGCTTCCCTGGCACCAGGACTGGCAGCCCTGAG GTGCAGGATGAGCGCCCCATcagcttcccctccctgctgagccacaTCACCTCTGTGCACCAGAATGCTGAGGCCTTGGTCATGCCAGTGGCCCTGGagaagccagccctgccagccttgCGCTCCTTTGTGCCCCTTGCCACCACCCTTCCTTGCGACTTCCACATCCTCAACCTACGGACGCTGCAGGCAGAG gatgACTCACTACCATCAGCTGAGGCAGCACTGATCCTGCACCGCAAAGGCTTCGACTGCAGCCTGGAGGCCAAGAACCTGGGCTTCAACTGCACCACCAGCCAGGGCAAG cTAGCTCTGGGAGGCCTGTTCCAGGGCTTGGagctgggctccctgcagcccaccTCATTGACACTGATGTACCCGCTGGGCACAGCCTCCAACAGCACCAACATCCACCTGGACCCCATGGAAATCGCCACGTTCCGCATCCGCCTGGGGTAG
- the MAN2A2 gene encoding alpha-mannosidase 2x isoform X2 gives MKLKKQVTVCGAAIFCVAVFSLYLMLDRVQHDPTRHQSGGNFPRSQISVLQNRIEQLEQLLEENHEIISHIKDSVLELTAHAEGQPALPQHPLNGSWVLPPESRPSFLSVSPQDCQFALGGKGQSPDLQMLAVYSLLPFDNQDGGVWKQGFDITYEPNEWDTEPLQVFVVPHSHNDPGWIKTFDKYYYDQTQHILNSMVLKMQEDPRRRFIWSEISFFSKWWDNISAQKRAAVRRLVGNGQLEMVTGGWVMADEANSHYFAMIDQLIEGHQWLEKNIGVTPRSGWAVDPFGYSSTMPYLLKRSNLTAMLIQRVHYAIKKHFAATQNLEFMWRQTWDPDTSTDILCHMMPFYSYDVPHTCGPDPKICCQFDFKRLPGGRINCPWKVPPRAITDANVAERAQLLLDQYRKKSKLYRSKVLLVPLGDDFRYDKPQEWDAQFLNYQRIFDFLNSRPDLHVQAQFGTLSDYFDALYKKVGIVPGMRPPGFPVLTGDFFSYADREDHYWTGYFTSRPFYKSLDRVLEAHLRGAEILYSLALAHARRAGADGRYPLSDYALLTNARRNLGLFQHHDAIAGTAKEAVAVDYGVRLLQSLTNLKRVIINAAHYLVLEDKDAYRHDLAAPFLGMDETRSSQDSLPERTVVKLGTSPRFLVVFNPLEQERLSVVPVLVDSPHVRVLSEEGQPLPSQLSAVWNSATDAVPNVYQVSVLARLPALGLRVLQLHKALDGHATPRSSTRLYLHGRDVPVHKPEALPLHVFPAAADDFCLENQHLQACFLGRTGLLQSLRPAGEEQGHRVSSEFLVYGTRTSKDKSGAYLFLPDGEAKPYAPKDPPVVRVMEGPLFSEVASYYQHVQTVVRLYNVPGVEGLSLDVSCLVDIRDHINKELALRFSTDIESDDTFFTDLNGFQIQPRRYQRKLPLQANFYPMPAMAYIQDMQSRLTLLTAQALGVSSLHSGQLEVILDRRLMQDDNRGLGQGLKDNKRTCNRFRLLLERRSTANKVQDERPISFPSLLSHITSVHQNAEALVMPVALEKPALPALRSFVPLATTLPCDFHILNLRTLQAEDDSLPSAEAALILHRKGFDCSLEAKNLGFNCTTSQGKLALGGLFQGLELGSLQPTSLTLMYPLGTASNSTNIHLDPMEIATFRIRLG, from the exons ATGAAGCTGAAGAAGCAGGTGACAGTGTGCGGGGCTGCCATCTTCTGCGTGGCCGTCTTCTCCCTCTACTTGATGCTGGACCGGGTACAGCATGACCCTACACGACACCAGAGTGGGGGCAACTTCCCCAGG AGCCAGATCTCGGTGCTACAGAACCGCATcgagcagctggagcagctgctggaggagaacCATGAGATCATCAGCCACATTAAGGACTCggtgctggagctgacagcCCATGCAGAGGGGCAGCCGGCAttgccccagcaccccctgaaTGGCTCCTGGGTGCTCCCCCCTGAGAGTCGCCCAAGtttcctctctgtgtccccGCAAGACTGCCAGTTTGCTCTAGGGGGCAAAGGACAGAGCCCAGACCTTCAG ATGCTGGCTGTGTactccctgctgccctttgaCAACCAGGACGGTGGTGTCTGGAAGCAGGGCTTCGACATCACCTACGAGCCCAATGAATGGGACACAGAGCCCCTACAGGTGTTTGTGGTGCCGCACTCCCACAATGACCCAG gctggatcAAGACTTTCGACAAGTACTACTACGACCAGACACAGCACATCCTCAACAGCATGGTGCTGAAGATGCAGGAGGACCCGCGCCGGCGCTTCATCTGGTCTGAGATCTCCTTCTTTTCCAAGTGGTGGGACAACATCAGTGCCCAGAAGCGGGCTGCTGTGCGCAG GCTGGTGGGCAATGGGCAGCTGGAGATGGTGACAGGCGGCTGGGTGATGGCTGATGAGGCTAATTCCCACTACTTCGCCATGATTGACCAGCTGATCGAGGGGCACCAGTGGCTGGAGAAGAATATTG GTGTGACGCCGCGGTCGGGCTGGGCCGTAGACCCCTTTGGGTACAGCTCCACCATGCCCTACCTGCTGAAGCGCTCCAACCTGACGGCCATGCTCATCCAGCGCGTGCACTACGCCATCAAGAAGCACTTTGCTGCCACCCAGAACCTGGAGTTCATGTGGAGACAGACATGGG ATCCAGACACGAGCACCGACATCCTCTGCCACATGATGCCCTTCTACAGCTACGATGTGcctcacacctgtggcccagACCCCAAGATCTGCTGCCAGTTTGACTTCAAGCGCTTGCCTGGAGGCCGGATCAACTGTCCCTGGAAGGTGCCTCCCCGCGCCATCACCGATGCCAACGTGGCAGAGCG agcccagctgctgctggaccagTACCGCAAGAAGTCCAAGCTGTACCGCAgcaaggtgctgctggtgcccctGGGAGATGACTTCCGCTACGACAAGCCACAGGAGTGGGATGCCCAGTTCCTCAACTACCAGCGCATCTTTGACTTCCTCAACTCTCGGCCCGACCTCCATGTTCAG GCACAGTTTGGCACGCTCTCTGACTACTTTGATGCCCTGTACAAGAAAGTGGGCATCGTACCGGGGATGAGGCCACCCGGGTTCCCAGTTCTGACTGGGGATTTCTTCTCCTATGCGGACCGGGAGGATCACTACTGGACAGGATACTTCACTTCCCGGCCGTTCTACAAGAGCCTGGACCGGGTGCTGGAGGCCCACCTCCG GGGGGCAGAGATCCTGTACAGCCTGGCACTCGCCCACGCCCGCCGTGCCGGTGCCGATGGCAGGTACCCACTCTCTGACTACGCCCTGCTGACCAACGCCCGCCGCAACCTGGGCCTCTTCCAGCACCATGATGCCATCGCTGGCACTGCCAAGGAGGCTGTGGCCGTGGACTATGGAGTCCG GCTGCTCCAATCCCTCACCAACCTCAAGCGTGTCATCATCAATGCTGCACACTACCTTGTGCTGGAGGACAAGGACGCATACCGCCACGACCTGGCTGCACCGTTCCTTGGCATg GATGAGACACGCTCCAGCCAGGACTCTCTTCCAGAGAGGACAGTGGTCAAACTGGGCACCTCACCTCG GTTCCTGGTGGTGTTCAACCCGCTGGAGCAGGAGCGCCTGAGTGTGGTGCCAGTGCTGGTGGACTCCCCGCACGTGCGTGTGCTCTCTGAGgaggggcagcccctgccctcccagctcagtgcagtGTGGAACTCTGCCACTGATGCGGTGCCCAATGTCTACCAG GTGTCTGTCCTGGCCCGCCTGCCTGCGCTGGGGCTGcgtgtgctgcagctgcacaaggCCTTGGATGGCCACGCCACGCCAAGGTCCTCCACGCGCCTGTACCTGCACGGCCGGGACGTGCCCGTGCACAAGCCCGAGGCTCTGCCCCTGCACGTCTTCCCGGCTGCTGCTGATGACTTCTGCCTGGAGAACCAGCACCTGCAGGCCTGCTTCTTGGGGCGCACGGGCCTGCTGCAG AGCCTGCGgccagctggggaggagcaggggcacagggtCAGCAGCGAATTTCTCGTCTATGGCACCAGGACCTCCAAGGACAAAAGTGGGGCCTATCTCTTCCTGCCTGACGGCGAGGCCAAG CCCTACGCTCCCAAGGACCCCCCAGTGGTGCGGGTGATGGAGGGACCCCTCTTCTCAGAGGTTGCCAGCTACTACCAGCATGTCCAGACCGTGGTGCGGCTGTACAATGTGCCAG GGGTGGAGGGCTTGTCCCTGGATGTGTCCTGCCTGGTGGACATCCGTGACCACATCAACAAGGAGCTGGCCCTGCGCTTTAGCACTGACATTGAGAGTGATGACACCTTCTTCACGGACCTTAATGGTTTCCAG ATCCAGCCCCGCAGGTACCAGCGGAAGCTGCCTCTGCAGGCCAACTTCTACCCGATGCCTGCCATGGCCTACATCCAGGACATGCAGAGCCGCCTGacactgctcacagcccaggccctgggggTCTCCAGCCTTCACAGCg GCCAGCTGGAGGTGATCCTGGACCGGCGCCTCATGCAGGATGACAACCGGGGCCTGGGCCAGGGGCTGAAGGACAACAAACGTACCTGCAACCGGTTCCGGCTCCTCCTGGAGCGCCGCAGCACTGCCAACAAG GTGCAGGATGAGCGCCCCATcagcttcccctccctgctgagccacaTCACCTCTGTGCACCAGAATGCTGAGGCCTTGGTCATGCCAGTGGCCCTGGagaagccagccctgccagccttgCGCTCCTTTGTGCCCCTTGCCACCACCCTTCCTTGCGACTTCCACATCCTCAACCTACGGACGCTGCAGGCAGAG gatgACTCACTACCATCAGCTGAGGCAGCACTGATCCTGCACCGCAAAGGCTTCGACTGCAGCCTGGAGGCCAAGAACCTGGGCTTCAACTGCACCACCAGCCAGGGCAAG cTAGCTCTGGGAGGCCTGTTCCAGGGCTTGGagctgggctccctgcagcccaccTCATTGACACTGATGTACCCGCTGGGCACAGCCTCCAACAGCACCAACATCCACCTGGACCCCATGGAAATCGCCACGTTCCGCATCCGCCTGGGGTAG